A window from Rhodohalobacter sp. SW132 encodes these proteins:
- a CDS encoding VOC family protein, with the protein MNGHLYFEIHADDLDRAAKFYSTIFRWIVDETGEDLPVEYRRIDAGGTAGGLLKRPADIPPAECGVNAFVCSIEVDDFDQTAENILENGGKTALPKFAVPGVCWQGYFIDTEGNTFGIFQVDESAK; encoded by the coding sequence ATGAACGGACATTTATATTTCGAAATACATGCTGATGATCTGGATAGAGCAGCAAAATTTTACTCAACAATTTTTAGATGGATAGTTGATGAAACCGGTGAAGACTTGCCGGTTGAATATCGGCGAATAGACGCCGGTGGAACCGCGGGAGGTTTACTGAAACGGCCAGCCGATATCCCTCCTGCCGAATGTGGGGTAAATGCTTTTGTCTGTTCCATTGAAGTGGATGATTTCGATCAAACAGCAGAAAACATTTTAGAAAACGGCGGCAAAACCGCCCTGCCAAAATTCGCGGTTCCCGGCGTGTGCTGGCAAGGGTACTTCATCGACACCGAGGGAAATACGTTTGGGATTTTCCAGGTTGATGAAAGTGCAAAATAA
- a CDS encoding DNA alkylation repair protein, whose amino-acid sequence MMKPIAENFIDRLKTNQSDKERKKIRRYFKADDSENRVMGVRMKIIFDLAKEFKEMPVNEIAKLLDNPYYEARMGAVSIMDFRVRKKSVPEELRKQLFDLYLNRHDRLNSWDFMDRAAPRVIGMYLYDYKKPRDILYTLAKSDNPWERRTAIVSTAWFIKKGELDDTFKLAELLLDDEHEYVQKAIGTWVRHAGKQDEERLLEFLEKHAPEIQRTTLTTMMENLTKAQKEYYRNL is encoded by the coding sequence ATGATGAAACCTATAGCAGAAAATTTTATCGACCGGTTAAAGACGAATCAGTCTGATAAGGAGCGTAAGAAGATCCGCCGCTACTTCAAGGCAGACGATTCTGAAAATCGTGTGATGGGCGTACGAATGAAAATCATCTTCGATCTGGCCAAAGAGTTTAAGGAGATGCCGGTTAATGAGATCGCAAAACTGCTCGACAATCCATACTACGAGGCCCGAATGGGTGCCGTTAGCATTATGGATTTCAGAGTTCGCAAAAAAAGTGTACCAGAAGAGCTCCGTAAACAATTATTTGATCTTTATCTAAACAGGCACGACCGGCTCAACAGCTGGGATTTTATGGACCGTGCTGCACCGCGGGTCATTGGCATGTACCTGTACGATTATAAAAAACCACGGGACATTTTATATACACTTGCCAAATCGGATAATCCCTGGGAACGAAGAACCGCCATTGTAAGCACCGCCTGGTTTATTAAAAAGGGCGAACTGGACGACACATTCAAACTGGCCGAATTACTGCTGGATGATGAGCACGAATATGTGCAAAAAGCGATAGGTACCTGGGTGCGCCATGCGGGTAAACAGGATGAAGAGCGTCTGCTGGAATTCCTCGAAAAGCATGCGCCGGAAATTCAGCGGACTACATTAACCACAATGATGGAGAATCTGACTAAAGCACAGAAAGAGTATTATCGGAATCTTTGA
- a CDS encoding DoxX family protein — translation MKLPDVPQRYAFIVLRAITGIIFITHGAARIYYGTVDGFGEFLNHQGFLIGLPLAWTITIGEIVIGSCLAVGFKTRICVLFHGIIIITGIYLIHLPQGWFTVGQSSGGVEYSLLLLAVLLFIYSYSTNKQTIPQQL, via the coding sequence ATGAAACTCCCCGATGTTCCGCAACGCTACGCTTTTATAGTACTCAGGGCCATCACAGGTATCATTTTTATCACACATGGTGCTGCACGTATCTATTACGGCACCGTGGATGGCTTTGGGGAGTTTCTCAATCACCAGGGATTTCTGATCGGCCTTCCTCTCGCCTGGACAATTACCATCGGTGAGATTGTAATTGGAAGCTGCCTTGCTGTGGGATTTAAAACCCGAATTTGTGTCCTTTTCCACGGCATAATCATTATCACAGGGATCTATTTGATCCATCTCCCCCAGGGATGGTTTACTGTTGGACAAAGCAGCGGAGGAGTGGAATACAGCCTGCTTCTGCTGGCCGTATTGTTGTTCATATATAGTTATTCAACCAATAAACAGACTATCCCACAGCAATTATGA
- a CDS encoding VOC family protein, with product MQKIVPHLWFDNQAKEASEFYVSVFGGNSNMTGRTTHHDTPSGDVDSVTFELLGHKFMAISAGPLFTPNPSISFFVQLESAEAVNRLWNELKENGEIIIPLDAYPWSKRYGWLQDRYGITWQISLGDKQDTGGQYITPCLMFTGNQYGKAEEALNLYTSLFPDSGVDGILRFGKDESPDKEGNVKHAQFKLENQTFMIMESAHDHPFSFNEAISLIVYCDDQQEIDHYWDILSAVPEAEQCGWIKDKFGVSWQIVPKIMDKMMSKGTKKQVDRVTQTFLPMKKLIISELEDAYDQTDR from the coding sequence ATGCAAAAAATAGTACCTCACCTCTGGTTCGATAATCAGGCCAAAGAAGCATCCGAATTTTATGTATCCGTTTTTGGCGGGAATTCAAATATGACAGGCCGCACCACACATCACGATACGCCGTCCGGAGACGTGGATTCGGTTACGTTTGAGCTCCTGGGACATAAGTTTATGGCCATATCAGCCGGACCTTTGTTTACGCCCAATCCTTCAATTTCGTTTTTTGTACAGCTTGAATCTGCGGAGGCAGTAAACCGCTTATGGAATGAGCTGAAGGAGAACGGAGAAATTATAATCCCGCTTGATGCCTATCCGTGGAGCAAACGATACGGCTGGCTGCAGGATCGGTATGGCATCACCTGGCAGATTTCGCTGGGCGATAAACAAGATACCGGCGGCCAATATATCACACCTTGCCTGATGTTCACCGGTAATCAGTACGGAAAGGCTGAAGAGGCGCTAAATCTCTACACCTCTCTCTTTCCGGATTCAGGGGTTGATGGCATCCTTCGCTTTGGAAAAGATGAATCCCCTGACAAGGAAGGGAATGTAAAGCACGCACAATTCAAACTTGAGAATCAAACTTTTATGATTATGGAAAGTGCACATGATCATCCCTTCAGTTTTAATGAAGCGATTTCCCTGATCGTTTATTGTGACGATCAGCAGGAGATTGATCACTACTGGGACATACTATCCGCTGTACCAGAAGCCGAACAATGTGGATGGATTAAAGATAAGTTTGGGGTCTCCTGGCAAATTGTGCCAAAAATAATGGACAAGATGATGAGCAAAGGCACAAAAAAGCAGGTGGATCGGGTGACACAAACCTTTCTTCCGATGAAGAAGCTGATCATTTCTGAGCTTGAGGACGCCTATGATCAAACGGATCGTTAA
- a CDS encoding RNA polymerase alpha subunit C-terminal domain-containing protein → MKTKPTLKKCKNGHSFYKSSDCPTCPTCEKLKEPASGFLALLSNPARNALLHHGIDTIQKLSSYTEKEILKIHGIGKASLPVFRKSLEEEGLSFKPKEKAN, encoded by the coding sequence ATGAAGACAAAGCCAACTTTGAAAAAATGCAAAAACGGACACTCCTTTTATAAATCAAGCGACTGTCCAACCTGTCCGACTTGTGAAAAACTGAAAGAACCGGCTTCCGGATTTTTAGCACTGTTGAGTAATCCCGCAAGAAATGCATTGCTTCATCACGGGATAGATACCATCCAAAAATTATCTTCCTATACGGAGAAAGAGATCTTAAAAATCCACGGAATTGGAAAAGCTTCACTGCCCGTTTTTCGAAAATCGCTTGAAGAAGAGGGGTTGTCATTTAAACCAAAGGAAAAAGCAAACTAA